The Stenotrophomonas sp. BIO128-Bstrain region GAAGGTCAGCCGCGCGGACATGGCCCGCGAAGCGCGCCTGAGCAGCAGCCAGGTGACGATGATCGAGCGCATCCACAAGCAGGCCGCGCCGGAACTGGTGGAAGCGGTCAAGACCGGGGTGATCTCGATCAGCGCCGCGGCCGCCGTGGCCGACCTGCCGGAAGACGAACAGCGTGCCGCAGCCGCTGCCGGCAAGGACGAGCTCAAGCAGGCCGCCAAGCGTGTGCGCGAGTCCAAGCGCAAGCCGCGCAAGCCGGCCCAGGAAGTGCTGCACAGCGCTGATGGCGACGCCGAGGTCGACCCCAGCCGCGCCGCCGAGATCGCCGATGCGCTCAACGCACTGGGCGAAGGCCCGGCCGAGCTGCGCCAGCGGATTATCGCGCTGACCCTGGAGAACGACACCCTGCGCCAGCAGCTGGCCGCGCTGCGCAAGCAGGTGGCGGACCTCTGAGGGTAGTGCTGGCCGCTGGCCGGCAACGCGATTGACCTTCGGGTGGGGGGGCTTGGTTGCCGGCCAGCGGCCGGCACTACCTGTTGCTCATGCCGGGGTCGTTAGACTGCCGGGATGACGCTCCTCTCCCCTCCCGACCCCCGCCGTGCCCAGCTGCGACGGCTCAAACTGATCGCCCTGGCCATGCTGGTGGCGATGCTGGCCGGCTTCGCGGTCAGCCACTGGCACGGCGAACGCGGCATCTGGGCTTGGGTCTCGGCCTTCTGCGAAGCCGCTGCCGTCGGCGCGCTGGCCGACTGGTTCGCGGTGGTCGCGCTGTTCCGGCGTCCGCTGGGGCTGCCGATCCCGCATACCGCGATCATCCCGCGCAGCAAGGACCGCATCGCCGACAGCCTGGCGCTGTTCGTCCGCGACCAGTTCCTGGAACCCCAGGCGCTGCTGGCCCGGCTGCAGGTGTTCGATCCGGCCAGCCGCCTGGGCAGCTGGCTGGCCGAGCCGGCGCGGGCCCGCATGCTGGCCGACATGGCCCGCGGCTGGGCCCTGCAGGCGCTGGATTTCCTTGATGAAGCGGCGGTCCGGCGCAGCATCCAGGGCTTTGTGATCCAGCAGCTGCGGCAATGGAACGCAGCCGCCACGGCGGGTGAGCTGCTAAGCCTGCTCACCGCCGACAACCGCCACCAGCGCGTGCTGGATGAAGGCCTGACCCGCATCAGCGAATGGCTGGGCAACGAGAAAGTCAAGGACCGCGCCTCCACCCTGATCGTGGGCTACATCCAGCGCGAGTGGCCCAAGCTGGCCAGTACGGTCAACTGGGTCAAGCCGATCGACGAGATCGGTGACACCCTTGCCGAGCGCCTGGCGCACGCGGTGCTGGAAGAACTGCAGCAGATCCTGGCCCAGCCCGAACACCCGCTGCGGCGCGATTACGAAACCTGGCTGAGCGACTACATCCAGCGGCTGCGCGAGGACCCGGCCCTGGCCGAGAAGGTCGAGCAGCTCAAACAGCAGGTGATCGACCACCCGGCCGTGCAGGAGTACGTGCAGGGCCTGTGGGCGCGGATCCACGCCAGGCTGCGTGCCGACCTGGCCAGCGAGGACTCCGCGCTGGCCGGCCATCTGCGCCGCAGCCTGGCCTCGGTGGGTGAGGCGCTGCAGGCCGACCCGTCGCTGCGCGAAGCACTCAACCAGCACCTGATGGACGGTGCCGAACGCCTCACCACGCGCCTGCGCAGCGGCGTGACCGAGCACATCGCGCAGACCGTCAAAGGGTGGGACGAACGCCACCTGGTCGAGCAGCTGGAATTGAGCGTTGGCCGCGACCTGCAGTTCATCCGTTTCAATGGCACCCTGGTGGGCGGCCTGATCGGCGTGATCCTGCACGCGCTGACCGTCTGGTTCCACTGGTAACACCGGAAGCATCCGCGCCCTGCGACGCTGGCAGGATCGCTGCCAGCGTCGTGGGATGACTCAGCCAGCGACCGCCCGTACCGCCGCCACCAGCGCGTCCATCTGCGCCGGCGTGCTGAAGATGCCCGGCGTCACCCGCAGGCAGGCGCCGGAGGCCAGCCCTTCGCGTGGCACCACGAACACCCCCGACTGCTTCACCATCCGCTGCGAGGTGGCGGTGTTGTCGCGCATCGTGGTCTGCCCGCGCAGCCGGAACGAGGTGATCGCACTGGACAGGCGCGGGTCGTCCGACCCCAGCAACTGGATGCGCGCATCGCCGCGCAATGCGTCCATCCACTGAGCGCGCAGGCGCAGCAGGCGCGCACGCTTGTTGGCGACACCGATGCGCTCGTGCAGGTCCAGTGCGACCGGCAGCGCCATGTACGCCGCGAAATTGACCGTACCGGTGTGCACGCGGGTGCGGATGTCGTCGTGATCCTGCTCGCCCATGTACGGATCCAGATCGCGGACACGCCCGCGGCGGACATACACCGCCCCGACGCCGACCGGCGCGCCGATCCACTTGTGCAGGTTGATCCCGATGAAATCCACCCCCAGCGCGCGCAGCGGGGTATCCACCTGGCCGATGCCGTGCGCCGCGTCGAGCACCACCTCCACGCCGGCCGCCCTGGCCAGCGCGGCGATCTCGGCCACTGGCAGCAGCATGCCGTTGCGGTGGTTGACGTGGGTCAGCAACAGCAGGCGCACGCGCGGGTTGGCGGCCAGCGCGCGGCGGTAGGTCTCCACAATGCTGTCGTGGTCGAACGGCTCGGGCAGCGTGATCGCCACCGGCTGCACGCCGCGCCGCGCCTGCAGCCACTGCATCGCGCTGATCATGCTGTCGTAGTCGGTATCGGCATACATCACTGCATCGCCTGGCGACAGCCCGCGGTAGCTGCCGATCAGTACCTGCATCGCCTCGGTGGCGCCACGGGTGAGCACGATCTCGTCGGTCTCCACGCCCAGCACCTGTGCCAGGCGTACGCGGGCCTGTTCGAACAGCGGTGGAAACGCCAGCCGCCCGAACCAGGCGTTGCCGGCATTCACCGTGGCGGTAGCCTGCTGGTACGCCTGCAGTACCGGGCGCGCCATTGCGCCCCAGTAGCCGTTGTCCAGCATCACGACCTCGTCGGTGAGGTCATACAGTGCGCGGACCTGGTCCCACCAGCCTTCATCACCGGCCAGCTCGGCCGGCGTGCGTGTGCCCACCGCCGGCAGCGGCATCGGCTCAGTGCCCATGGCGGTCGCACCGGACAGCGCCGTGGCGAGTGGCAGGGCCAGCGCGCCACGCAGCAGATGTCGTCGTTGCCGGTCCATCAGTAGCGGATCCGGTATTCGGCGTAGAGGTTGCGGCCGTCGGTGTCATACGGCGCGTTCCGCGAGTAGATCAGGCCACGGCTGGCCTGGAAGCTGGCCTCGTCCGGGTAGCGGTTGAAGAGGTTGTCCGCGCCGATCCGCAGCGTCTGCTGCTCGGTGACGTTCCAGCTCACCGCCAGATCGACGAAGCTCATCGCCCCGAAGCGCTGGAAGATGTCGCCGGTGGCATTGCCCGAAGAGTCTGTCCATGCCCCGTAGTATCGCAGCTTGCCGAGCACGCTGAAGCGGCCCCACGCATAGGTACTGCTGAGCGTGGCCTTCTGCCGCGGCAGGCGCTCTTCGAAGATGCGGCGCTGGCTTTCGTTGGTGGCCACGCCGGTGGCACCACTGTCCACCTGGGTCTGGTTGTAGTTGTAGCCCAGCGTG contains the following coding sequences:
- a CDS encoding plasmid replication/partition related protein, whose protein sequence is MDIVVKEELKAYIDPLTPDEHDALERSILAEGCRDALVLWGEVLVDGHNRYGICQKHGLPFQTIQNTRFQSMDDVHLWMIEQHLGRRSVSDFQRGVLALRKRDILAERHRADQAQLQKESDGEISGPTEAADEDSPPWAAAPKVSRADMAREARLSSSQVTMIERIHKQAAPELVEAVKTGVISISAAAAVADLPEDEQRAAAAAGKDELKQAAKRVRESKRKPRKPAQEVLHSADGDAEVDPSRAAEIADALNALGEGPAELRQRIIALTLENDTLRQQLAALRKQVADL
- a CDS encoding DUF445 family protein, which produces MTLLSPPDPRRAQLRRLKLIALAMLVAMLAGFAVSHWHGERGIWAWVSAFCEAAAVGALADWFAVVALFRRPLGLPIPHTAIIPRSKDRIADSLALFVRDQFLEPQALLARLQVFDPASRLGSWLAEPARARMLADMARGWALQALDFLDEAAVRRSIQGFVIQQLRQWNAAATAGELLSLLTADNRHQRVLDEGLTRISEWLGNEKVKDRASTLIVGYIQREWPKLASTVNWVKPIDEIGDTLAERLAHAVLEELQQILAQPEHPLRRDYETWLSDYIQRLREDPALAEKVEQLKQQVIDHPAVQEYVQGLWARIHARLRADLASEDSALAGHLRRSLASVGEALQADPSLREALNQHLMDGAERLTTRLRSGVTEHIAQTVKGWDERHLVEQLELSVGRDLQFIRFNGTLVGGLIGVILHALTVWFHW
- a CDS encoding aminotransferase class V-fold PLP-dependent enzyme; translated protein: MDRQRRHLLRGALALPLATALSGATAMGTEPMPLPAVGTRTPAELAGDEGWWDQVRALYDLTDEVVMLDNGYWGAMARPVLQAYQQATATVNAGNAWFGRLAFPPLFEQARVRLAQVLGVETDEIVLTRGATEAMQVLIGSYRGLSPGDAVMYADTDYDSMISAMQWLQARRGVQPVAITLPEPFDHDSIVETYRRALAANPRVRLLLLTHVNHRNGMLLPVAEIAALARAAGVEVVLDAAHGIGQVDTPLRALGVDFIGINLHKWIGAPVGVGAVYVRRGRVRDLDPYMGEQDHDDIRTRVHTGTVNFAAYMALPVALDLHERIGVANKRARLLRLRAQWMDALRGDARIQLLGSDDPRLSSAITSFRLRGQTTMRDNTATSQRMVKQSGVFVVPREGLASGACLRVTPGIFSTPAQMDALVAAVRAVAG